A DNA window from Doryrhamphus excisus isolate RoL2022-K1 chromosome 2, RoL_Dexc_1.0, whole genome shotgun sequence contains the following coding sequences:
- the tgfb5 gene encoding transforming growth factor beta-2 proprotein yields MRLSRLALLLLLRLSVALVKGINTCQFINLDEQKSRRIEAVRGQILSKLRIQSPPADDDNDDGDTVPASGTVPPEVMLLYNSTRELLKERGGGAGESACERESSEEDYYAKEVQRIDMLAPTQTNAVQTLPLNPYYRSVLFDVGGVDLTNSTLVKAEFRIFRAPNPQARASEQRVEIYQLLKPDEDSTSTQRYIDSRTVQTRARGSWLSVDVTETVKDWVAEPENNLGLKLGVHCPCCTFVPATNNILPNKSEELEALFAGVDDEQLRRIKMQSQVKGQADSSTKTPHLILTLLPSDRVDNPAKRNRKKRAAATDAATCSRGSESGCCLRSLYIDFRRDLNWKWIHEPKGYKANFCAGNCPYLWSANNHYNMILPLYNKLNPEASASPCCVPQDLEPLTIMYFIGRSPRVEQLSNMVVKSCKCR; encoded by the exons ATGCGTCTGTCTCGCCTCGCCTTGCTGCTCCTCCTCCGTCTCTCCGTGGCGTTGGTCAAGGGCATCAACACTTGTCAGTTCATCAACCTGGACGAGCAAAAATCCCGGCGCATCGAAGCGGTGCGCGGACAGATCCTGAGCAAGCTGCGGATCCAGAGCCCCCCCGCCGACGACGACAACGACGACGGCGACACGGTCCCGGCGAGCGGCACGGTGCCTCCGGAGGTCATGTTGCTGTACAACAGCACCCGGGAGCTGCTGAAGGAGCGCGGCGGCGGCGCCGGGGAGTCGGCGTGCGAGCGGGAGAGCAGCGAGGAGGACTACTACGCTAAGGAGGTGCAGAGGATCGACATGCTGGCCCCCACGCAAACAA ACGCGGTGCAGACGCTGCCGCTCAACCCGTATTACCGAAGCGTCCTGTTCGACGTCGGCGGCGTGGACTTGACAAACAGCACCCTGGTCAAAGCCGAGTTCAGGATCTTCCGAGCCCCCAACCCGCAGGCCCGGGCCTCCGAGCAAAGAGTGGAGATCTATCAG CTGCTGAAGCCGGATGAGGACAGCACGTCCACTCAGCGTTACATAGACTCCCGCACCGTCCAGACCCGGGCCAGGGGGTCCTGGCTGTCTGTGGACGTCACAGAAACTGTCAAGGACTGGGTGGCAGAGCCAG AGAACAATCTGGGCTTGAAGCTGGGCGTCCATTGTCCTTGCTGCACCTTCGTCCCCGCCACCAACAACATCCTCCCCAACAAGAGCGAGGAACTGGAGGCGCTCTTTGCTg gcgtGGACGACGAGCAGCTTCGCCGCATCAAAATGCAAAgccaggtcaaaggtcaggcgGATTCCAGCACCAAGACGCCGCACCTCATCCTCACCCTGCTGCCCAGCGACAGGGTGGACAACCCGGCCAAGAGGAACCGCAAGAAAAGGGCGGCGGCCACCGACGCCGCCACCTGCTCCCG CGGCTCGGAATCGGGCTGCTGCCTGCGTTCGCTCTACATCGACTTCCGACGAGACCTCAACTGGAAGTGGATCCACGAGCCCAAAGGCTACAAGGCCAACTTCTGTGCCGGCAACTGTCCGTACCTCTGGAGCGCCAACAACCACTACAACATG aTTCTGCCGCTGTACAACAAACTCAACCCGGAAGCCTCGGCCTCGCCCTGCTGCGTCCCCCAGGACCTGGAGCCCCTCACCATCATGTACTTCATCGGGCGCTCGCCCCGCGTGGAGCAGCTCTCCAACATGGTGGTGAAATCCTGCAAGTGCCgctga